In the Endozoicomonas sp. SCSIO W0465 genome, AGCCATTACTGTTACTCTTGGCCATACGATGGAGAAAGAAGACCTGCTTTGTCCCTACTATCGGGATACGGGAGCCCTGCTCCAGAGGGGGGTCACAATGGATGAGTTGTTACTGTATTGGGGTGGAGATGAGCGGGGATCACTATTTCACAATGACAGTGATGACTTTCCCATCGCCATTATGGTGGCCAGTCAGTGTCTGCACGCGGCTGGCGTCGCCAAGGCATTTCAACTGCGTCGGCAGCAACGTGCGGTCATCGCCTCTTGTGGTGATGGCGCCACATCCCGGGGAGATTTTTATGAAGCACTGAATCTTGCCGGTGTGTGGCAACTGCCTCTGGTGTTTGTTATCAACAATAATCAATGGGCAATCTCAGTTCCTCTGGAACAGCAGACCGCTGCCCGAACGTTGGCTCAAAAAGCCCTGGCTGCTGAGGTGAGCTGTGAGCAAGTCGATGGCAATGATTGCATGGCCATATATTACGCCATCCGCGAAGCGCTTGATAAAGCCAGAAATAACGGTGGTCCCACTCTGATTGAGGCATTAACCTATCGGGTGCATGAACATTCCACCGCAGATTCTCCTGAGTATTATCGCAACGATGAACAACAACGGGTTGCCAAACGAGCCCTGACACTTGATCCTGTGCGTAGATTATCCCGTTTTCTTCGGTCACAGCGGCAGTGGAATGACTGTCTGGAAAACCAGTGGCTCAGGACATGCCGTATATTCATTGAAAAAGCAGTCACCCGTTACCTGAGCGTTTCTGCAGACACGCCAGAAAGCATTTTTCGCTACAATTATGCCTCCTGGCCAGAGGTACTGGTTGCACAGGTAGCAGAGTTGAACGACGATGATCAATCAAACGCCTGAAACCATGGTCAATGCCATTAATCGTGCTCTATGTGATGCCATGACCCATGACCAGGATATCGTCCTTCTGGGCGAGGATATAGCTGCCAAGGGAGGTGTATTTGGTGTTACCCGTGGCTTGCTGGCAGACTTTGGGCCAGAGCGGGTTATTGATACGCCACTGGCTGAAGTTATGTTGGCCGGTATCAGTGTTGGGCTGGCCAGCCAGGGCATAAAACCCGTTGTGGAGTTCCAGTTTTCCGGATTTATCCTGGCAGCTTTGGAACAAATTGCCTGCCATGCTGCCCGTCTGCGCAGCCGGACCCGGGGCAGACTGAGCTGCCCGGTAGTTTTTCGAGCGCCATATGGCGGCGGCATTCATGGGCCTGAGCACCATTGCGAAAGCCCTGAGGCGCTGTTCGCTCATCTGCCGGGGCTTCGGGTTGTTATACCATCGTCGCCAGCAAAAGCTTATAGTTTGCTGTTGTCGTCCATTGCAGACCCTGACCCGGTGATTTTCCTGGAGCCCAAAAGAGTCTACCGAACTATTCGTGAACCTCTCCCCCCAACCAATACCCATTATCCGCTGGATCGCTGTTTTATCCTGCGTTACGGAAGAGATGTAACACTGATCAGCTGGGGGGCATTAATTCAGGAAACTCTGACCGCAGAAGCGCAATTGCAGCAACAGGGCATTCACTGCGACGTCATTGATGTGGCCACAATAAAACCCCTTGATATAGATACCATTGCCCAATCCGTCCGTAAAACTGGTCGCTGTCTGATTATTCACGAAGCCGTGCGAACTGGTGGAGTGGGGGCTGAAATTGCGGCACAGATCAGCACACTGGCTTTTCCACACCTGAAAACCCCGCCAATACGCAAGGCAGGTTTCGATGTTATCACCCCTTACTGTCGCCTGGAGCCCCATTTTATGATTCAACCAGAGCATATTGTTCAGTCAGTGATCCAGCTAATGAACGACGACGTAATAAAAAAGGGGCTTTTACAGGTTGGCGGATGAAAAGTGAGGGGTTGCAACAGAAATAGCCTTCAGAGGAAGATTGATTTGTAAGGATCAAAACTTCTGAAGGATCAGACATGTCTGCAACCCCATCACTTCGTCCTATGTTCGCATTTCCTGGCTGGGTAATCGAGCGAATTGATATTGACTGGAATATCAAACATGCCTTTGTCCATCTCCGTCGGGATGGCCGTATACAACACGTCAGATGTAGTAAGTGCGAAACACCTATGGGGCAGATGAAGACAAACGATCGAAGCGTTCAGGATCTGCCACTGGGGACTCTTCAGGTAAATCTTCTCTTCACTGCATTTCAAGGGCGTTGCTCTCGTTGCGGTAATATAGAAACAGTCACGCCTCCGGGGCTTGCACCTAAAGCTCAAGCAACAGAGCGACTTAAAAGGCATGTCAGCCATCTATGCCGCTATATGCCATGTGACAAGGTTCCTGAATTCATTGCTATCTCTGGCGGCACCGCTCGTCGCTGGGATAAAGAGATGCTCATGAAGATGCTGCCTGCACCCAAGCGGGATGGTATTCGCGCTCTTCTTATCGATGAAAAATCCATTGGTAAGGGGCATCATTTTTTAACCGTTGCTCTGAATGCTGATACCGGTGAAACGCTGTTCCTTGGTGAAGGAAAAAAGAAAGAAGTTCTGGATCGGTTCCTTTCCAGTCTGACAGAAGAACAAAAAGCAAGCATTGAATGCGTTGGTATTGACCGTGGTGGAAGCTATCAGGCTTCAGTGAGAGAGCATCTGCCAAACGCCGATATTGTATACGACAAGTTTCATATTATTGCCAATTACAACGATGTGATTGACCAAATCAGGCGCAGGGAGTGGCGACAGGCAGAAGAAGAGGACAAGCCGTTTATCAAAGGGCAACGCTTTAACCTGTTCAGAAATCCTGAGAATTTAACACCAAAAGGGCAAAGTAATCTGAAGGAGTTGTTAGCCATGAATGAGGATCTCAATCAGGCATATATCCTGAAAGATATGCTAAAACAGCTATGGACGTACAAATATAAAGCCTGTGCCAGAAAGTGCCTGGACAACTGGATAGCACTTGCCAAAGAAACAGGGATATCCGAGTTAAAGAAGTTCGCCAAGGGGTTAGACAGAGCTAGAGAAGGGTTACTGTCATACTGCCAGCATCGTATAACCAGCGCGAAAATCGAAGCCTTCAATGGGGTTATCAAACGGATCATCTATAAAGCATGCGGTTACAATGACCTTGATTACCTATATTTGAAAAGGCTCTTTTCGAATTCCGAACTGCTGAACTATCCTTGGTGGATATAATTAGCCATCGCCAGCATTGACCATGAATATAGGCCGAATCTCAGATCTCATCAGTAATGACACCTGCTTTGAGATGATCCGTGAGAACCGCTGGCCAGATGGCACTGTTCTCTGTCCGCACTGTGATTCTGAGAATGTCAAAAAGAATGGACACGACAATGTGCAGGTAGAGTGCCAGCACTATTACTGTAAGTCCTGTAAGCGCTACTTCGATGACCTGACAAATACGGTTTTCGCAGGACACCACCGACCACTCAAAGTCTGGATTGCCTGTCTCTATTTAATGGGGCTGAACGTCTCCAACAGCCAGATAGCTCAGGAACTTGATCTGTGTGTCAGTGATGCACACCATATGACCACAGTCTTACGAAATGGTGTTGTTGACCGAAAGCCTGAAGTGATTCTTGATGGCGAAGTTGAATTCGACGAGGTCTACATTGTAGCTGGTCACAAGGGACACCCTGAAGCATTAAAAAAATCTGGATCGTCCACCGAGAAAAAGAAGGCTTAAAGGCGCTCCGGGCCGTGGGACTCTTGAAAAAGACAAACCGCCGGTATTGGGAATGATTCAAAGGGGAGGTCAGGTCATTATCAACATGCTGTCGAACGTTAAGAAGGCGACAATCGAACCATTTATCAAGAAACACGTAGCCCCACAGAGCCAGATTTATACCGATGAATACAACATCTATGATGACCTTGAAAGCTGGGGCTTCAGACATAAAACGGTCTGTCACGGCAAAGGTGAGTATGCTCGTGATGATGACAAAGACGGTATTTACGAGGTGCATGTTAATACTATGGAGGGGTTTTGGTCACTTCTACGCTCGTGGCTAAGGCCTCACAGGGGAATATCCCAAGAGGCTTTACCCCTTTACCTTGGCTTTTTTGAGTTTTTGCATAATATTGGCCGAAGAGGCAAAAGTCTTCTTCAGCCCTTAGTCAACTTGCTGGTTACATAGCAGTCTGGAATTGGAAAAGAGCCTAACTTTTCACCTGCATTGTGCAGCTGTCGCATAGATCGCTTTTGACAACCACGCCACTGATTGTAACGGTGACAGTACTGGGCATAGCTGTAGGCATTGAGGGGGTGGGCCTGACAGTATTCTTCCCAGAGTCGTTGTTTGGTCACTTCCTTGCGCTTCAGTTCCTGATGCACCTCAGCCCAGTCAGGATCAATCAACCCTTTTCGATTGGCTATCGAGGCATCGGGAAACAGCGCCTGAATAAGCTCAGGCTCAGATATATCCTCTGCCAGGGGCCAGCTTAATTCCGATTCCTGAAAGGCCTTAACGTAGTTGGATACCGTCCCCACACTGACCCGTACACTGCGGGAAATTTGTCGGAAGCTGAGTTGGCTGCCAAACCGCATCCGGAGTATTTCTAGGAGGCTGTCCGAGAACTAGCTATTGAAAAAACGAAAGCTTCAGCATTTTCTTGGCTGATCAAATATTGACCTAAATTTAGCCTGTTTTAGGGTAAAAATTGCGTTTTTTACCCTTTTGCTTGCCTTTATGCTGCCATTTTAAGCCTTTTTGCTTCTTCAAGACGGATTGATCCCGTTTGAAACCAATTTGACAATTTTTTTGAAATTATAAGCACTGCAGACCAGTGAAAATTCTCCAGCCACTTTTTCCTTACCCCGGACACTGAACCCTCTGAATCCTGAGTTCTTGATTTGGCCAAAAGGCGGTTCCGCAATACCTTGCGACGCTCATAAACCGCTTTGGCCTCTTTGGTTTCCATTTTGCGGTTCATCGCCTGGCGTATGGCTTCGTGGCGGTCTGTGCGAATCACTTTCCCCGGGTCTTTGTTGTCACCACTGCACCTTTTACGTAACGGGCAATCCCGGCAGATATCTTTACTGACGCGGTAGCTTTTGTGTTTTGCTTTGCTAGCCGTGTTATAAATCAGCTTCTCACCGGCAGGGCAGGTAAAGCTGTCGTCTGCTTCATGGTAAATAAAATCCGCTTTGACAAACTTTCTGTCAGAGTCTTCCAGTCCCTCTGTTGCAGGCTTCTCCTGTCGATCCGTAGCCATGTAAGCGTCAATGTTCGCATCATCAAACGCTTGCAGGTTGGGCCCTGAGTAATAGCCATTATCCTCACTCATTTTGCCAATGGACGCGTTATCTGTTGCTTCTGCAATGGCTTCAAGTGCAGGCTTTACTTCCTGCTTGTCATTGGCATGCTGGCTGATGTGCTGGCCAACAATGATACCATTATCGCTGTCGACGCTGATCTGGGCGTTATAACTGTACTGATAGCCACTGCCTTTTTTACCCATGATCCTGGCATCATGATCAGCAAAGCTGATTTGCTTTTTGTCGTCTATCGGCTTATCGGGATTCAGGGCCTGTTCCCGTTCTTCAAGCGCTTTTTTGGCCTCCTGGATTTTCTCTAACCGTTCCTGCTTGAATTGCAAGTCTTCAGGAATGCTGTAGCCAGTCTCCTGCTGATAAGCATCGTCCTCTTCACTGTCACTGGTTTCGGCTTTTTTAATCAGGGCCTCAACTTCAGCCATTAATTCAGCTTCTTTGGCCTTAA is a window encoding:
- a CDS encoding thiamine pyrophosphate-dependent enzyme yields the protein MHHTDQFTEIASFTIKRRSCLNPNGELLTERDVQPDMPRWIAIYKGMLLTRLFEQKAVRLQRTGRLGIFATAFGQEAITVTLGHTMEKEDLLCPYYRDTGALLQRGVTMDELLLYWGGDERGSLFHNDSDDFPIAIMVASQCLHAAGVAKAFQLRRQQRAVIASCGDGATSRGDFYEALNLAGVWQLPLVFVINNNQWAISVPLEQQTAARTLAQKALAAEVSCEQVDGNDCMAIYYAIREALDKARNNGGPTLIEALTYRVHEHSTADSPEYYRNDEQQRVAKRALTLDPVRRLSRFLRSQRQWNDCLENQWLRTCRIFIEKAVTRYLSVSADTPESIFRYNYASWPEVLVAQVAELNDDDQSNA
- a CDS encoding alpha-ketoacid dehydrogenase subunit beta; amino-acid sequence: MINQTPETMVNAINRALCDAMTHDQDIVLLGEDIAAKGGVFGVTRGLLADFGPERVIDTPLAEVMLAGISVGLASQGIKPVVEFQFSGFILAALEQIACHAARLRSRTRGRLSCPVVFRAPYGGGIHGPEHHCESPEALFAHLPGLRVVIPSSPAKAYSLLLSSIADPDPVIFLEPKRVYRTIREPLPPTNTHYPLDRCFILRYGRDVTLISWGALIQETLTAEAQLQQQGIHCDVIDVATIKPLDIDTIAQSVRKTGRCLIIHEAVRTGGVGAEIAAQISTLAFPHLKTPPIRKAGFDVITPYCRLEPHFMIQPEHIVQSVIQLMNDDVIKKGLLQVGG
- a CDS encoding ISL3 family transposase — protein: MSATPSLRPMFAFPGWVIERIDIDWNIKHAFVHLRRDGRIQHVRCSKCETPMGQMKTNDRSVQDLPLGTLQVNLLFTAFQGRCSRCGNIETVTPPGLAPKAQATERLKRHVSHLCRYMPCDKVPEFIAISGGTARRWDKEMLMKMLPAPKRDGIRALLIDEKSIGKGHHFLTVALNADTGETLFLGEGKKKEVLDRFLSSLTEEQKASIECVGIDRGGSYQASVREHLPNADIVYDKFHIIANYNDVIDQIRRREWRQAEEEDKPFIKGQRFNLFRNPENLTPKGQSNLKELLAMNEDLNQAYILKDMLKQLWTYKYKACARKCLDNWIALAKETGISELKKFAKGLDRAREGLLSYCQHRITSAKIEAFNGVIKRIIYKACGYNDLDYLYLKRLFSNSELLNYPWWI
- a CDS encoding transposase, which codes for MNIGRISDLISNDTCFEMIRENRWPDGTVLCPHCDSENVKKNGHDNVQVECQHYYCKSCKRYFDDLTNTVFAGHHRPLKVWIACLYLMGLNVSNSQIAQELDLCVSDAHHMTTVLRNGVVDRKPEVILDGEVEFDEVYIVAGHKGHPEALKKSGSSTEKKKA
- a CDS encoding IS1595 family transposase → MDRPPRKRRLKGAPGRGTLEKDKPPVLGMIQRGGQVIINMLSNVKKATIEPFIKKHVAPQSQIYTDEYNIYDDLESWGFRHKTVCHGKGEYARDDDKDGIYEVHVNTMEGFWSLLRSWLRPHRGISQEALPLYLGFFEFLHNIGRRGKSLLQPLVNLLVT
- a CDS encoding transposase — its product is MAEPPFGQIKNSGFRGFSVRGKEKVAGEFSLVCSAYNFKKIVKLVSNGINPS